In Clupea harengus chromosome 1, Ch_v2.0.2, whole genome shotgun sequence, one DNA window encodes the following:
- the LOC105910115 gene encoding mitochondrial import inner membrane translocase subunit tim16 isoform X2 — MAKYLAQIIVMGAQVVGRAFARALRQEYAASQEAAKARGRAGKESAAASSITGMTLQEAQQILNMTTLTPEELQKNYEHLFKANDKSVGGSLYLQSKVVRAKERLDEELSIQDQDKQTKPPQDQQQQT, encoded by the exons ATG GCTAAGTACCTTGCCCAGATCATCGTAATGGGTGCCCAGGTAGTTGGACGGGCGTTCGCGAGAGCACTTCGACAGGAATACGCTG CCAGTCAAGAGGCTGCCAAAGCAAGAGGTCGTGCCGGGAAGGAATCTGCTGCTGCATCTAGCATAACGGGTATGACGTTACAGGAGGCACAGCAAATACTGAATATGACCACACTTACGCCTGAAGAACTCCAAAAG AACTATGAGCACTTATTTAAAGCCAATGACAAATCTGTTGGGGGCTCCCTCTACCTACAATCAAAG gTGGTGAGGGCAAAAGAACGCCTTGATGAAGAACTGTCCATCCAGGATcaggacaaacagacaaaaccaCCACAGGATCAACAGCAACAGACATGA